A single Candidatus Eremiobacteraceae bacterium DNA region contains:
- the gmk gene encoding guanylate kinase, with protein sequence MKEIADTSSRKPVLLIVSGPSGSGKDSVIAALRTLEPEVGYCVSTTTRAPRPGELEGVHYHFVPREQFEKMAKNDEFLETREYAGNLYGTPKAFVDETLRSGRDLVMKPEVNGAMRIKQLYPDAVLVFLTVRSEDELQRRLEVRNADGPGDIAARLETARLEAKAIKDYDYLIVNDEFDVAVAQLRAILTAEALKVWRSNELG encoded by the coding sequence ATGAAGGAGATCGCTGACACGTCCAGCCGCAAGCCGGTGTTGTTGATCGTCTCGGGCCCGTCGGGCTCGGGCAAGGACAGCGTCATCGCTGCCTTGCGCACGCTTGAGCCCGAGGTCGGCTACTGCGTGTCGACCACGACGCGCGCTCCGCGACCAGGCGAGCTCGAAGGCGTGCACTACCATTTCGTCCCGCGCGAGCAGTTCGAGAAGATGGCCAAGAACGACGAGTTCCTCGAAACGCGCGAGTATGCGGGCAATCTGTACGGCACGCCCAAGGCGTTCGTCGACGAGACGCTGCGTTCCGGTCGCGATCTCGTGATGAAGCCCGAAGTGAACGGCGCCATGCGCATCAAGCAGTTGTATCCCGACGCCGTGTTGGTCTTCCTCACCGTCCGCTCCGAGGACGAACTGCAGCGCCGCCTGGAGGTCCGCAACGCCGATGGCCCGGGCGACATCGCCGCCCGGCTGGAAACCGCCCGGCTCGAGGCGAAGGCTATCAAAGACTACGATTACTTGATCGTCAATGACGAGTTCGACGTCGCGGTGGCGCAGTTGCGCGCCATCTTGACGGCAGAAGCTCTCAAAGTCTGGCGCTCGAACGAGCTTGGGTGA